In Halogeometricum sp. S1BR25-6, a single genomic region encodes these proteins:
- a CDS encoding DUF6653 family protein, protein MLFTETLRDRLEATFWARHANPWSAGTRFLALPLLMTAVYRRDRRLLLATLAFTLVNPVLFPPPARTDSYLSRVVLAEREWLSEDRGTTGTDYPNVLNLLNAAATLYALVSALRRRRAGTVLGTLCAMGFKLWWVDAVVRETGVTGEGPTGPAASSAESSAE, encoded by the coding sequence ATGCTCTTCACCGAGACGCTCCGCGACCGACTCGAAGCGACGTTCTGGGCGCGCCACGCCAACCCGTGGAGCGCCGGAACGCGCTTTCTCGCGCTTCCGTTGCTGATGACCGCCGTCTATCGCCGCGACCGGCGACTTCTCCTCGCGACGCTCGCGTTCACGCTCGTCAACCCGGTGTTGTTCCCGCCGCCGGCGCGGACTGACTCGTACCTGAGTCGCGTCGTCCTCGCCGAACGCGAGTGGCTGAGCGAGGATAGGGGAACGACGGGAACGGACTACCCGAACGTGCTTAACCTACTCAACGCCGCCGCGACGCTGTACGCCCTCGTCTCGGCCCTGCGGCGCCGTCGGGCTGGGACGGTTCTCGGGACGCTCTGCGCGATGGGGTTCAAGCTCTGGTGGGTCGACGCCGTCGTCCGCGAGACGGGCGTGACCGGCGAGGGACCCACCGGGCCGGCGGCGTCGAGTGCGGAATCGAGCGCCGAGTAG
- the aroA gene encoding 3-phosphoshikimate 1-carboxyvinyltransferase, with amino-acid sequence MDVTISPSRVEGRARAPPSKSYTHRAILAAGYGAEATVRNPLVSADTKATMRFVDASGGETELADDESSLAVSGFGGRPETPDDVVNCENSGTTMRLVTACAALGDGLTVLTGDDSLRSRPQGPLLGAVESLGARGESTRGNGQAPLVLGGGMAGGAVSIPGDVSSQYISALLMAGAVTEEGIDVELETELKSAPYVDITLELLADYGVDAEKTESGFSVDGGQSYDPADGEYEVPGDFSSISYLLAAGAMAGAEGESVVVEGARPSAQGDAAIVDVVREMGSDVEWDRDAGELTVSNADLSGTTVDVGDTPDLLPTIAVLGAVADGDTAIENCEHVRYKETDRVRAMAEELEAMGASVTEETDSLTIHGGETDLTGATVDGRHDHRIVMALALAGLVADGETTVTGAEHVDVSFPNFFETMESLGASVRRDE; translated from the coding sequence ATGGACGTCACCATCTCGCCGTCTCGCGTCGAGGGACGCGCGCGCGCCCCGCCGTCGAAGAGCTACACCCACCGGGCGATTCTCGCCGCGGGGTACGGCGCCGAGGCGACGGTCCGAAACCCCCTCGTCAGCGCCGACACGAAGGCGACGATGCGGTTCGTGGACGCCTCCGGCGGCGAGACGGAGTTGGCCGACGACGAGTCGTCGCTCGCCGTCTCCGGGTTCGGCGGCCGACCCGAGACGCCCGACGACGTGGTGAACTGCGAGAATTCGGGGACGACGATGCGCCTCGTGACGGCCTGCGCCGCCCTCGGCGACGGACTGACCGTCCTCACCGGCGACGACTCGCTCCGCTCGCGCCCGCAGGGACCGCTGCTCGGCGCCGTCGAGTCGTTGGGCGCCCGCGGCGAGTCTACCCGCGGGAACGGGCAAGCCCCCCTCGTCCTCGGCGGCGGCATGGCCGGCGGTGCGGTGTCGATTCCGGGCGACGTCTCCTCGCAGTACATCTCCGCGCTCCTGATGGCCGGCGCCGTCACCGAGGAGGGAATCGACGTCGAACTGGAGACTGAGTTGAAGTCGGCGCCGTACGTCGACATCACGCTGGAACTCTTAGCCGACTACGGCGTCGACGCCGAGAAGACCGAATCGGGTTTCTCCGTCGACGGCGGGCAGTCCTACGACCCCGCCGACGGCGAGTACGAGGTGCCCGGCGACTTCTCCTCCATCTCCTATCTCCTCGCGGCGGGTGCGATGGCCGGCGCTGAGGGGGAGTCCGTCGTCGTCGAGGGCGCCCGACCCAGCGCGCAGGGCGACGCCGCCATCGTGGACGTCGTCCGCGAGATGGGTTCGGACGTCGAGTGGGACCGCGACGCGGGCGAACTCACCGTCTCGAACGCCGACCTCTCCGGGACGACGGTGGACGTGGGCGACACGCCGGACCTCCTGCCGACCATCGCCGTCCTCGGCGCCGTCGCCGACGGCGACACCGCCATAGAAAACTGCGAGCACGTCCGGTACAAGGAGACCGACCGCGTGCGCGCGATGGCCGAGGAGTTGGAGGCGATGGGCGCCTCCGTCACCGAGGAGACGGACTCGCTGACGATTCACGGCGGCGAGACGGACCTGACGGGCGCGACGGTCGACGGGCGGCACGACCACCGCATCGTGATGGCGCTGGCGCTGGCCGGCCTCGTCGCCGACGGCGAGACGACGGTGACCGGCGCCGAACACGTCGACGTGTCCTTCCCGAACTTCTTCGAGACGATGGAGTCGCTGGGAGCGTCGGTCCGGCGCGACGAGTAG
- a CDS encoding Xaa-Pro peptidase family protein, which produces MDPDLSSLDALLGEEDADGYLVDDTSHNSTQQYLSGFEAHDPFVTLYTPEETVLLVSTLEFGRAKKQSRADEVRRLAEYDYRDVVAEHGPAEAKARVHAAFLDDYGVSSVLTPERFPLGPADGLRDREVSVTPDHSDRVTEIRATKTDEEVEHVRAAQEANEASMRAAEDLIADAGVEDGRLVHDGEPLTSERVKEEIEVTLLRHGCGLDDTIVACGADAADPHDQGSGPLRADEPIIVDIFPRSKTTGYHADMTRTFLKGDPSETLLEWYDLTHEALEAAFDAVEPGVTGADVHDVVCDVYEGVGHDTLRSNSMAETGFIHSTGHGVGLDVHELPSLSPSGEELKPGHVITVEPGLYDPSVGGVRIEDIAVVTEGGYENLTSYPVELVV; this is translated from the coding sequence ATGGACCCGGACCTCTCGTCGCTCGACGCCCTCCTCGGCGAGGAGGACGCCGACGGCTACCTCGTCGACGACACGAGCCACAACTCCACGCAGCAGTACCTCTCGGGGTTCGAGGCGCACGACCCGTTCGTGACGCTGTACACCCCCGAAGAGACGGTGCTTCTCGTCTCCACGCTGGAGTTCGGCCGCGCGAAAAAGCAGAGCCGCGCCGACGAGGTGCGCCGCCTCGCCGAGTACGATTACCGCGACGTCGTCGCCGAACACGGCCCCGCCGAGGCGAAGGCGCGCGTCCACGCCGCCTTCCTCGACGACTACGGCGTCTCGTCGGTGCTGACGCCCGAGCGGTTCCCCCTCGGCCCCGCCGACGGCCTCCGCGACCGCGAGGTGTCCGTGACGCCCGACCACAGCGACCGGGTGACCGAGATTCGCGCGACGAAGACCGACGAGGAGGTGGAACACGTCCGCGCGGCCCAGGAAGCCAACGAGGCGTCGATGCGCGCCGCGGAGGACCTCATCGCCGACGCCGGCGTCGAGGACGGACGTCTCGTCCACGACGGCGAACCGCTGACGAGCGAACGCGTCAAAGAGGAGATAGAGGTGACGCTGCTCCGTCACGGCTGCGGACTGGACGACACCATCGTCGCCTGCGGCGCCGACGCCGCCGACCCGCACGACCAGGGGAGCGGTCCGCTCCGCGCCGACGAGCCGATAATCGTCGACATCTTCCCGCGGTCGAAGACGACCGGCTACCACGCCGACATGACGCGGACGTTCCTGAAGGGCGACCCGTCCGAGACGCTACTCGAGTGGTACGACCTGACGCACGAGGCGTTGGAGGCGGCGTTCGACGCCGTCGAACCCGGCGTCACTGGCGCGGACGTCCACGACGTGGTCTGCGACGTCTACGAGGGGGTCGGTCACGACACCCTCCGGTCGAACTCGATGGCCGAGACGGGGTTCATCCACTCGACGGGCCACGGCGTCGGCCTCGACGTGCACGAACTCCCGAGTCTGTCGCCGTCCGGCGAGGAACTGAAGCCAGGTCACGTCATCACGGTCGAACCGGGGCTGTACGACCCGTCGGTCGGCGGCGTCCGCATCGAGGACATCGCGGTGGTGACAGAGGGCGGCTACGAGAACCTCACATCCTACCCGGTGGAGCTAGTCGTCTGA
- a CDS encoding SDR family oxidoreductase has product MAGSKLDGRVAFITGTSRGIGKALALELAEKGVKVVSTGKTVEPRDELPGTIRQTTEEIRERGGESIWKELDVRDEESVEAAIADTAEEFGGLDILINNAGAIHMAPFEETPPKRFDLLAGVNVRGTYVTTQAALPHLKESDRAHVLAFSPPMANPARPGMAAYAVSKYGMTVVMQSLAGELSGKEIGVNSLWPVSAIESEATRHFGMGSPEDWRTPQIVCDAVTEILRRDPAECTGNAFYDEELLREAGVEEFDRYNVVEGSSPGPMSAHLFDPEYERPD; this is encoded by the coding sequence ATGGCCGGGAGTAAACTCGACGGACGTGTAGCGTTTATCACGGGGACGAGTCGCGGAATCGGGAAGGCGTTGGCCCTCGAACTCGCCGAGAAGGGGGTCAAGGTGGTCTCGACCGGAAAGACCGTCGAACCGAGGGACGAACTCCCGGGGACGATACGGCAGACGACCGAGGAGATACGCGAACGCGGCGGCGAGTCCATCTGGAAGGAGTTGGACGTGCGCGACGAGGAGTCCGTCGAGGCGGCGATAGCCGACACCGCCGAGGAGTTCGGCGGTCTGGACATCCTGATCAACAACGCGGGCGCCATCCACATGGCGCCGTTCGAGGAGACGCCGCCGAAGCGGTTCGACCTCCTGGCCGGCGTGAACGTCCGCGGGACGTACGTCACGACGCAGGCGGCCCTGCCGCACCTGAAAGAGAGCGACCGCGCGCACGTCCTCGCGTTCTCGCCGCCGATGGCGAACCCCGCGCGGCCGGGGATGGCCGCCTACGCCGTCTCGAAGTACGGGATGACCGTCGTGATGCAGTCGTTGGCCGGGGAACTCTCGGGAAAGGAGATCGGCGTGAACAGTTTGTGGCCCGTCTCGGCCATCGAATCCGAGGCGACGCGTCACTTCGGTATGGGGTCGCCCGAGGACTGGCGGACGCCGCAGATCGTCTGCGACGCCGTCACCGAGATTCTACGCCGCGACCCCGCCGAGTGCACGGGCAACGCGTTCTACGACGAGGAACTCCTGCGGGAGGCGGGCGTCGAGGAGTTCGACCGCTACAACGTCGTGGAGGGGTCCTCCCCCGGACCGATGTCGGCGCACCTGTTCGACCCCGAGTACGAGCGTCCCGACTGA
- a CDS encoding prephenate dehydrogenase/arogenate dehydrogenase family protein, whose amino-acid sequence MEVLVVGAGEMGRWAGATLAPEFDVAYADRDPAAARAAAATTPDARPVALDGSETFDAVCLAVPISAAADAVADHAPRADRAVFDVTGVMAAPVAAMRESASERERLSLHPLFAAANAPGNVAAVRDAPGPVTDRVCDALAAAGNRVFETTPEEHDEAMETVQAGAHAAVLAYALAAEDVREEFATPVSEALSALAETVTGGNPRVYREIQESFPGADRVADAAAELAAADAETFERLYREANATNERASADADASDDGTEESDPP is encoded by the coding sequence ATGGAGGTACTGGTCGTCGGCGCGGGCGAGATGGGTCGGTGGGCGGGCGCAACGCTCGCTCCCGAGTTCGACGTGGCGTACGCGGACCGCGACCCCGCGGCTGCGCGCGCCGCCGCGGCGACGACCCCCGACGCCCGACCCGTCGCGCTCGACGGGTCGGAGACGTTCGACGCCGTCTGCCTCGCGGTGCCCATCTCGGCCGCCGCGGACGCCGTCGCCGACCACGCGCCGCGCGCCGACCGCGCGGTGTTCGACGTGACGGGCGTGATGGCCGCCCCCGTCGCGGCGATGCGCGAGTCGGCATCGGAGCGAGAGCGACTCAGTCTTCACCCCCTCTTCGCCGCGGCGAACGCCCCCGGAAACGTCGCCGCCGTCCGCGATGCTCCCGGTCCCGTCACGGACCGCGTCTGCGACGCCCTCGCCGCGGCCGGTAACCGCGTCTTCGAGACGACGCCCGAAGAGCACGACGAGGCGATGGAGACCGTACAGGCGGGGGCGCACGCCGCCGTCCTCGCCTACGCGCTGGCGGCCGAGGACGTGCGCGAGGAGTTCGCGACGCCGGTTTCGGAGGCGCTCTCGGCCCTCGCGGAGACGGTGACCGGCGGCAATCCGCGCGTCTACCGGGAGATTCAGGAGTCGTTCCCGGGCGCGGACCGCGTCGCCGACGCCGCCGCCGAACTCGCCGCGGCGGACGCGGAGACGTTCGAGCGACTGTACCGGGAGGCGAACGCGACGAACGAACGCGCGAGTGCGGACGCGGACGCGAGCGACGACGGGACCGAGGAGAGCGACCCACCATGA
- a CDS encoding small ribosomal subunit Rsm22 family protein translates to MIDRDAVRSNAKYLRNVRPVDPEEICEYIEGTPHPAVVRETLREEAFDLGMVERDDGTFVPVDDDPAPYREWAPTEFPEAHAFRFEDLLVERHGVNWHRGESGDRLREAIRRLKEDYYYQNDVEYDADAALGYGIYHLPDYYAAVGYVLDDLTENGLLPRTLRVLDVGAGAGGPALGLHDYLPEDSLVEYHAVEPSAAADVLEQMLEETRSNFGTEVHRETAEAFDPASVLPEDEGFDLVLFANVLSELDDAVAVAERYLDFVADDGSFVGLAPADLNTSTHLREVERALAPADGGATVYAPALRLWPGHAPSDRGWSFEAGADVAAPAFQRRLDEAGEETEGRTPGDGTFANETVQFSATILRRDGERRVDVTADGDRYAKMAEMEQHVTNRIDLLAVKLSGDLSAGEGSNPLFKVGDGSEAVEHYAVLTKRDALNEAVARAGYGDVLAFENALCLWNGDEGAYNLVVDAETVVDRVA, encoded by the coding sequence ATGATAGATAGAGACGCCGTGCGGTCGAACGCGAAGTACCTACGGAACGTCCGACCCGTCGACCCCGAGGAGATATGCGAGTACATCGAGGGGACGCCCCACCCCGCCGTCGTGCGCGAAACGCTTCGAGAGGAGGCGTTCGACCTCGGCATGGTCGAACGCGACGACGGAACGTTCGTCCCCGTCGACGACGACCCGGCGCCGTATCGAGAGTGGGCGCCGACCGAGTTCCCCGAGGCGCACGCCTTCCGGTTCGAGGACCTCCTCGTCGAACGCCACGGGGTCAACTGGCACCGCGGCGAGTCGGGCGACCGACTCCGCGAGGCGATTCGCCGCCTCAAGGAGGATTACTACTACCAGAACGACGTCGAGTACGACGCCGACGCCGCCCTCGGCTACGGCATCTACCACCTGCCCGACTACTACGCGGCGGTGGGCTACGTCCTCGACGACCTGACGGAGAACGGCCTCCTCCCGCGGACGCTCCGCGTCCTCGACGTGGGCGCGGGCGCCGGCGGCCCCGCCCTCGGCCTGCACGACTACCTGCCCGAGGACTCCCTCGTCGAATACCACGCCGTCGAACCCTCCGCCGCGGCCGACGTGCTCGAACAGATGCTGGAGGAGACGCGGTCGAACTTCGGGACCGAGGTTCACCGCGAGACGGCCGAGGCGTTCGACCCCGCTTCGGTACTGCCCGAGGACGAGGGGTTCGACCTCGTGCTGTTCGCCAATGTGCTCTCGGAACTCGACGACGCCGTCGCCGTCGCGGAGCGCTACCTGGATTTCGTCGCCGACGACGGGTCGTTCGTCGGCCTCGCGCCGGCGGACCTGAACACCAGCACGCACCTCCGCGAGGTGGAACGCGCCCTCGCGCCCGCCGACGGCGGCGCGACCGTCTACGCCCCTGCGCTCCGCCTGTGGCCCGGTCACGCCCCCTCCGACCGCGGGTGGTCGTTCGAGGCGGGCGCGGACGTCGCCGCGCCGGCGTTCCAGCGCCGACTCGACGAGGCGGGCGAGGAGACGGAGGGGCGGACGCCGGGCGACGGCACCTTCGCGAACGAGACGGTGCAGTTCTCCGCGACGATACTCCGCCGCGACGGAGAACGGCGCGTCGACGTGACCGCCGACGGGGACCGATACGCCAAGATGGCCGAGATGGAGCAGCACGTCACGAACCGCATCGACCTCCTCGCGGTGAAACTCAGCGGCGACCTCTCGGCGGGCGAGGGGTCGAATCCGCTGTTCAAGGTCGGCGACGGCAGCGAGGCCGTCGAGCACTACGCCGTCCTGACCAAACGGGACGCCCTGAACGAGGCGGTCGCCCGCGCGGGCTACGGCGACGTGCTCGCCTTCGAGAACGCCCTCTGTCTCTGGAACGGCGACGAGGGGGCGTACAACCTCGTCGTCGACGCGGAGACGGTGGTCGACCGGGTGGCCTAA
- the surE gene encoding 5'/3'-nucleotidase SurE, with protein sequence MSESLSLLLTNDDGVDSTGFRALYDALDAVADVTAVAPADDQSAVGRQLSADVDVAEHELGYVVHGTPADCTVVGLEALCPDVDMVVAGCNKGANLGAYVLGRSGTVSAAVEAAFFDVPAIAVSMYVPPSGDTPWRETAEDPADYRHATAAAAYLADRAPDAGVFEEAEYLNVNAPMATPDDEGRAPIEVTTPSTLYEMTARHDEDGRVTLHDGVWEMMRNGDLPDPEGTDRRAVVEGRVSVSPLTAPHTTMRHDALDTLAASYRD encoded by the coding sequence ATGAGCGAGTCGCTCTCTCTCCTCTTGACGAACGACGACGGCGTCGACAGCACCGGGTTTCGCGCGCTGTACGACGCCTTGGACGCCGTCGCCGACGTGACGGCCGTCGCGCCCGCGGACGACCAGAGCGCCGTCGGCCGGCAGTTATCGGCGGACGTGGACGTGGCCGAACACGAACTCGGCTACGTCGTGCACGGGACGCCCGCGGACTGCACCGTCGTCGGGTTGGAGGCGCTCTGTCCCGACGTGGACATGGTCGTCGCCGGGTGCAACAAGGGGGCGAACCTCGGCGCGTACGTCCTGGGTCGCTCGGGCACCGTCAGCGCCGCCGTCGAGGCGGCGTTCTTCGACGTGCCCGCCATCGCCGTCTCGATGTACGTCCCGCCGTCGGGCGACACGCCGTGGCGCGAGACGGCCGAGGACCCCGCGGACTACCGGCACGCGACGGCCGCGGCGGCGTACCTCGCCGACCGCGCCCCCGACGCGGGCGTCTTCGAGGAGGCGGAGTACCTGAACGTCAACGCGCCGATGGCGACGCCCGACGACGAGGGCCGCGCGCCCATCGAGGTGACGACGCCGTCGACGCTGTACGAGATGACCGCGCGGCACGATGAGGACGGACGCGTCACGCTTCACGACGGCGTCTGGGAGATGATGCGCAACGGCGACCTTCCGGACCCGGAGGGCACCGACCGCCGCGCCGTCGTCGAGGGGCGGGTGTCGGTGTCGCCGCTGACCGCGCCGCACACGACGATGCGACACGACGCGCTGGACACCCTGGCGGCCTCGTACCGGGACTGA
- a CDS encoding ABC transporter ATP-binding protein, protein MGDVTYENITKQYEDVTAVDDLNLEIKDGEFVTLVGPSGCGKSTSLEMVAGLTEPSSGNLYIDDREVSDLPPKDRDISMVFQNIALFPHMDVYDNISYGLRLRDFEKEEVDRRVDEAAELVQMSGMLDRMPDEMSGGQRQRVAIARAIVRDPEVFLMDEPLANLDAKLRVHMRTKLQELHKQLDATIIYVTHNQEEAMTMSSRIAVMNRGELQQFAAPLTCYYRPTNEFVAGFIGSPSMNFLDGRVTENGVETDEFSVDVDEGVLDGVDSGTNVTVGVRPEDIYLAEGSDIEDDGGPVGAADAADMDGEPSSPIDVTTTVLEPVGDDIYVYTEFGDLTGGSDEETGTSTGTGATGPAVADGETDAAETEAEAGGDAEAGGGDAGMGDSALLMSMPPIPGMDTDAAEGQHVRVVLDRTMVHLFDGETGEAIVHGLTTEADAEDGRTGRGGRTESGPSASESNAR, encoded by the coding sequence ATGGGAGACGTAACTTACGAAAACATCACGAAACAGTACGAGGACGTAACGGCAGTCGACGACCTGAACCTCGAAATCAAGGACGGCGAGTTCGTCACGCTCGTCGGCCCCTCGGGGTGCGGCAAGTCCACCTCGCTCGAGATGGTCGCCGGACTCACCGAACCGAGTTCGGGGAACCTCTACATCGACGACCGGGAGGTGTCGGACCTGCCGCCGAAAGACCGGGACATCTCGATGGTGTTCCAGAACATCGCGCTGTTCCCGCACATGGACGTCTACGACAACATCTCGTACGGCCTCCGACTGCGGGACTTCGAGAAAGAGGAGGTGGACCGCCGCGTCGACGAGGCGGCCGAACTCGTCCAGATGAGCGGCATGCTCGACCGGATGCCCGACGAGATGTCCGGCGGGCAGCGACAGCGCGTCGCCATCGCCCGCGCCATCGTGCGCGACCCCGAGGTGTTCCTGATGGACGAACCGCTGGCGAACCTCGACGCGAAACTCCGCGTCCACATGCGGACGAAACTGCAGGAACTCCACAAGCAGTTGGACGCGACCATCATCTACGTCACGCACAACCAGGAGGAGGCGATGACGATGTCCAGTCGCATCGCGGTGATGAACCGCGGGGAACTCCAGCAGTTCGCCGCGCCGCTGACCTGCTACTACCGCCCGACGAACGAGTTCGTCGCGGGGTTCATCGGGTCGCCGTCGATGAACTTCCTCGACGGGCGCGTGACGGAGAACGGCGTCGAAACGGACGAGTTCTCCGTCGACGTCGACGAGGGGGTCCTCGACGGCGTCGACTCGGGAACGAACGTCACCGTCGGCGTCCGACCCGAGGACATCTACCTCGCAGAGGGGTCCGACATCGAGGACGACGGCGGACCGGTCGGCGCCGCGGACGCCGCCGACATGGACGGCGAACCGTCCTCGCCCATCGACGTGACGACGACGGTGCTCGAACCCGTCGGTGACGACATCTACGTCTACACCGAGTTCGGCGACTTGACCGGCGGGTCGGACGAGGAGACTGGAACGAGCACGGGAACCGGCGCGACCGGACCCGCCGTCGCGGACGGCGAGACGGACGCGGCGGAGACGGAGGCGGAGGCGGGCGGCGACGCCGAGGCCGGCGGGGGCGACGCGGGGATGGGCGACTCGGCGCTCCTCATGAGCATGCCCCCGATTCCGGGCATGGACACGGACGCCGCGGAGGGACAGCACGTCCGGGTGGTTCTCGACCGGACGATGGTCCACCTGTTCGACGGCGAGACGGGCGAGGCAATCGTCCACGGCCTGACGACGGAGGCCGACGCGGAGGACGGCCGGACGGGACGCGGCGGTCGGACGGAGAGCGGTCCGAGCGCCTCCGAGAGCAACGCGCGCTGA
- a CDS encoding carbohydrate ABC transporter permease translates to MSTEDGNAIQRWASRSISNPERTYKALFYVLTGVFLFTTLFPFYWLTVLALTPSGNMIDVGLLPNGFNPEAFVTVFTQVPFHLYILNSLIIGVVTTAVVLVLASFAGYAFGRFEFPGRRPLMLIFLAISYFPPAAFLLPLFELFTANITFFSLPGIGTVNSPMLFNGPGAMVLPYTALFMPLSIFILTTFYSQIPDGLEDAARVEGNTRLGALFKVIMPLSAPGVATAGVLTFISVYNEFFFAFLMTDGRVQNWATIVWGLLSYQGRYATSYNLMAAASILGVIPIAILVVVAQEKIVSGLTAGAVKE, encoded by the coding sequence ATGAGCACCGAAGACGGAAACGCGATTCAGCGGTGGGCCAGCCGGTCCATCTCGAACCCCGAGCGGACGTACAAGGCGCTGTTCTACGTCCTCACCGGGGTGTTCCTGTTCACCACGCTGTTCCCGTTCTACTGGCTGACGGTGCTGGCGCTGACGCCGAGCGGGAACATGATAGACGTGGGGCTGCTGCCGAACGGGTTCAACCCCGAGGCGTTCGTGACGGTGTTCACGCAGGTGCCGTTCCACCTCTACATCCTCAACAGCCTCATCATCGGCGTCGTCACGACGGCCGTCGTGCTGGTGCTGGCGAGTTTCGCGGGCTACGCGTTCGGGCGCTTCGAGTTCCCCGGCCGCCGACCGCTCATGCTCATCTTCCTCGCCATCTCGTACTTCCCGCCGGCGGCGTTCCTGCTGCCGCTGTTCGAGTTGTTCACGGCGAACATCACGTTCTTCAGCCTCCCCGGCATCGGCACGGTGAACAGTCCGATGCTGTTCAACGGGCCGGGAGCGATGGTGCTGCCGTACACGGCGCTGTTCATGCCGCTGTCCATCTTCATCCTCACGACGTTCTACAGCCAGATTCCGGACGGCCTGGAGGACGCCGCGCGCGTCGAGGGTAACACCCGACTCGGCGCGCTGTTCAAGGTCATCATGCCGCTGTCGGCGCCCGGCGTCGCCACGGCGGGCGTGCTGACGTTCATCAGCGTCTACAACGAGTTCTTCTTCGCGTTCCTGATGACCGACGGGCGGGTCCAAAACTGGGCGACCATCGTCTGGGGCCTGCTCAGCTACCAGGGACGTTACGCCACGTCGTACAACCTCATGGCCGCGGCGAGCATCCTCGGGGTCATCCCCATCGCCATCCTCGTCGTCGTCGCACAGGAGAAAATCGTCAGCGGACTGACGGCCGGAGCCGTCAAGGAGTAA
- a CDS encoding carbohydrate ABC transporter permease, which produces MSAETGGSQSQSKSGSSLSPVESGQRWVENLSDTQFAYLLLAPSLLIFAVIAFWPLARTFQMSLYANSLYGAERLGDFVGFSNYVMLLTGELNSSLPRPFLDLAQPFTSAVTVTLIFTVVSVLFETIIGFGQALILNQDFRGRRWVRVAIILPWAVPIVIQGMIFYLLFQPTVGFLVEPLHQLGLFSTTPQANSVDSLIIVIVADVWKTSAFMALIILAGLQSVDRSLYDVAKVSGASKFEAFKTVTLPLVLPSVLVAMLFRTIGAMRVYGLITTVSSCNTVPSLSCLVVQTFSTSRYAAAAAVAFVTAALIGLVVTVYIVKFADVQGAGGI; this is translated from the coding sequence ATGTCGGCCGAAACCGGCGGGTCGCAGTCGCAGTCGAAGAGCGGGTCCTCGCTGTCGCCCGTCGAGAGCGGGCAGCGCTGGGTGGAGAACCTCAGCGACACGCAGTTCGCCTACCTGCTGTTGGCGCCGTCGCTCCTCATCTTCGCCGTCATCGCCTTCTGGCCGCTGGCGCGGACGTTCCAGATGTCGCTGTACGCCAACTCGCTGTACGGCGCCGAGCGACTAGGCGACTTCGTCGGGTTCTCGAACTACGTGATGCTCCTGACGGGCGAACTGAACTCGTCGCTCCCGCGGCCGTTCCTCGACTTGGCCCAACCGTTCACCAGCGCCGTCACCGTCACGCTCATCTTCACCGTCGTCAGCGTCCTGTTCGAGACGATAATCGGCTTCGGGCAGGCGCTCATCCTGAACCAGGACTTCCGCGGGCGCCGCTGGGTCCGCGTCGCCATCATCCTCCCGTGGGCCGTCCCCATCGTCATTCAGGGGATGATCTTCTACCTGCTGTTCCAGCCCACGGTCGGCTTCCTCGTCGAACCGCTCCACCAGTTGGGGTTGTTCTCGACGACGCCGCAGGCCAACAGCGTGGACTCGCTCATCATCGTCATCGTCGCCGACGTGTGGAAGACGTCGGCGTTCATGGCGCTCATCATCCTCGCCGGTCTGCAGAGCGTCGACCGCTCGCTGTACGACGTGGCGAAGGTGTCGGGCGCCTCGAAGTTCGAGGCGTTCAAGACGGTGACGCTGCCGCTGGTGCTCCCGTCGGTGCTCGTGGCGATGCTGTTCCGCACCATCGGGGCGATGCGCGTCTACGGTCTCATCACGACGGTGTCCTCGTGCAACACGGTGCCGTCGCTGTCCTGTCTCGTCGTCCAGACGTTCAGCACGAGTCGGTACGCCGCCGCCGCCGCCGTCGCGTTCGTCACGGCGGCGCTCATCGGACTGGTGGTGACGGTGTACATCGTCAAGTTCGCCGACGTGCAGGGCGCGGGGGGGATCTGA